The following are from one region of the Salmo trutta chromosome 22, fSalTru1.1, whole genome shotgun sequence genome:
- the lmnb2 gene encoding lamin-B2 has protein sequence MATATPSRAAPAGTPLSPTRISRLQEKQDLQHLNDRLAVYIDRVRSLELENDRLMVKVSEKEEVTTREVTGIKTLYEAELADARRVLDETARERARLQIDLGKANSDVEEVTRNLKKKDGDLALAMARAKDLEAQFNKSEANLATALSENGNLAAEVADLKAQLAKAEDAHSVAKKQLETETLMRVDLENRCQSLTEELQFRKSMFDEEVRETRRRREKRTVEVDSGVTQDYTFQLAQALQDLRRQHEEQVSIYKEELGNTFQAKLDNAKVSSELNDKAVSTAREELEEARMRIESLAYQLSALQKQASANEERVRELEDLVAGERDKHRRQMDLKEREMAEMRERMQQQLNEYQELLDVKLALDMEINAYRKLLEGEEDRLKLSPSPSGRVTVSRAMGTSSSRSSWAKRKRVELQEESVVVPQVHINQEAEALGSVTIEETDLEGKCVTLKNDSDKDQSLGSWRLQRQIGEGEEITYKFSPKFVLKAGKTVTVWGSDAGVSHSPPSDLLWKSQASWGTGDDITTTLVNSDGEEVAKRTVTKTLMEVENGDDDDDFEEEELRGEKASSRECSIM, from the exons ATGGCCACCGCAACCCCAAGCCGCGCCGCGCCTGCTGGAACCCCGCTCTCCCCGACTAGGATATCGCGCCTCCAGGAAAAACAAGACCTGCAACATTTGAACGATAGACTTGCCGTTTACATCGACCGAGTCCGGTCACTAGAGCTTGAAAATGACCGGCTCATGGTGAAGGTTTCCGAAAAGGAAGAAGTCACTACACGCGAG gtgacTGGGATTAAGACCCTGTACGAGGCAGAGCTAGCGGATGCTCGGCGTGTTCTGGATGAGACGGCCAGGGAGAGGGCCAGGCTTCAGATAGACCTGGGCAAGGCCAACTCTGACGTGGAGGAGGTGACCAGGAA TCTGAAAAAGAAAGATGGCGACCTGGCTCTTGCCATGGCTCGGGCCAAGGACCTTGAAGCCCAGTTCAACAAGAGTGAAGCAAACCTGGCCACGGCCCTCAGTGAGAATGGAAACCTGGCTGCGGAGGTTGCCGACCTGAAGGCCCAGTTAGCCAAG GCTGAAGATGCCCATTCTGTAGCTAAGAAGCAGCTGGAGACTGAGACTCTGATGAGAGTGGATCTGGAGAACCGCTGCCAGAGCCTGACGGAAGAGCTGCAGTTCAGGAAGAGCATGTTCGACGAG gaggtaCGTGAGACGCGTCGGCGTCGTGAGAAGCGTACCGTGGAGGTGGACAGTGGGGTGACCCAGGACTACACGTTCCAACTGGCTCAGGCTCTGCAGGACCTGCGCAGGCAGCATGAGGAACAAGTCTCCATCTACAAGGAGGAGCTGGGCAACACCTTCCAGGCCAAG CTGGATAATGCCAAGGTGTCGTCTGAGCTGAATGACAAGGCGGTGAGCACAGCTCGGGAGGAACTGGAGGAGGCTCGTATGAGGATTGAGAGCCTGGCCTACCAGCTCTCTGCCCTGCAGAAACAG GCCTCTGCCAATGAGGAGCGTGTGCGTGAGCTTGAGGACCTGGTGGCTGGAGAGAGGGACAAGCACCGCAGGCAGATGGACctgaaggagagggagatggcTGAGATGAGGGAGCGGATGCAGCAGCAGCTGAACGAGTACCAGGAGCTGCTGGACGTCAAACTGGCCCTGGACATGGAGATCAACGCTTACAGGAAActgctggagggagaggaggacag ACTGAAGCTGTCCCCCAGCCCGTCCGGCCGTGTGACAGTGTCCCGCGCCATGGGCACAAGCTCTTCCCGCTCCTCCTGGGCCAAGAGGAAGCGCGTGGAGCTGCAGGAAGAGTCAGTGGTCGTGCCTCAGGTCCACATCAACCAGGAGGCAGAGGCCCTCGGTAGCGTCACCATCGAGGAGACTGACCTGGAGGGCAAGTGTGTCACCCTCAAGAACGACTCAGACAAG GACCAGTCTCTAGGTAGCTGGAGGCTGCAGAGGCAGattggagaaggagaggagatcaCCTACAAGTTCTCCCCCAAGTTTGTCCTCAAGGCCGGCAAGACTGTCACG GTGTGGGGCTCAGACGCAGGTGTGTCTCACAGCCCACCCTCTGACCTGCTGTGGAAGAGCCAGGCCTCCTGGGGTACCGGGGACGACATCACCACCACCCTTGTGAACTCTGACGGAGAG GAGGTGGCTAAGAGAACCGTCACCAAGACGCTGATGGAGGTGGAGAatggagatgatgatgatgacttcGAGGAAGAGGAACTCAGA GGAGAAAAGGCCTCTTCCAGGGAATGTTCAATCATGTGA